tataaattttgaatgattATGATGCAATAGGTAAATTTCATATATGCATTTCGGTAAGTAGAAGACACCGGCCATGCTGCTCTCCCGAGTTGGTTGGAGAAAGTTTACTGTGTCATACTTACACCACATTagcaataacaagtcaatcatattttttttccttaaaaaaaaagataaaataaaaatatttttttataatcatgatgtgACAGGTTAATcgaaaaaaatctatttaattGGTCGGagacgccacgtcaccaatataacCGGTACCTTTTAGAATTTTTCCAGTTGGGAGAGCAATAGAAAATTATCGGGTTGTACTATTATATGTCTCTAAAAAAGTAGCTCCAAAATAATTACTTATggcgtaaatttttttttttttgagagtgaGGTAGTGAGATAGCATGTTACcgatttcgtttattttttttaaaaaataaatttagccaaaaatatGAGTCAACTaatgtaacgccccaatagtcccacatcggatgggatactgatttcgatcagtttatatgagacctacacgctaatagtaataactagacttaagcattttgggctggtggtttaaACCctacgagttattgttgctagcgggttggatcgttataattggtatcagagccaaataccagccggaagtgtaagaactaagtgctatgcgggacaaagtgctacaccaacggggtttggtgggagccacctctagaatctcacatcgcctggtaatggtcctgatctgtctgtctgtgatctgatttaggcttaagcattttgggctggtggtttaaGCCctacgagttattattgctagcgggttgggtcgttataactaaaatttaaaattgaaatattatgtaccaatcatcaaattttttttgttactcgTGCTGGTACCGAATGTGTGACCATAAAATTTTGCTCTCACCTGCTGATCCAAATTACCTACTTTAGGGACCTGCTCCAAAATAACCACTTTTGTCTGCCTCCGATGCCCACTTTCGGTTCCAATCCTAggaaataaacaaaaagaaaaacttcaaaaacccccctatagttttatattttctcactttagtattctatagtttaaagtatattaatttagtgtcctatggttttatttttatttttttattatcgatttcactatttttttcgttaaagcAGTGACAAATtcaaaactaaagggtactaaagtgaatatttgataaacctagttaggatatctgaagtttttttgtatataatttaatgaaatattaacgaaaaagctgacgaaaagataaaaatgaaatcataggaTGCTAACtcgataaattttaaataatagaatattaaaatgagaacGTAGGAAACTacgggggtggtatttgaagtttaccctgaataaaactttaaaaaaagttttattttagcgagagaaggaaagaaagggaGAGTTTGTGTGCGGAGAGAGAccatagtgtgtgtgtgtgtgtgtgtgtgtgagagagagagagagagagagagagagagagagagggggaaaattGAGCAAACATGGCGGCGGCGAGTGGGGTGGTGTGCGTGACGGGGGCGGGAGGGTTCGTGGCCTCGTGGGTGGTGAAGCTCCTCCTCAACAATGGCTACTCGGTCCACGGAACTCTCAGAGACCCAAGTAAGTGATGAGCTTAactctgagagagagagagagggattgaAAACAATCGGTGGGTGATTTCATATGCATCTGTTGTTGTAGGTGATGAATCGAAGAACGCCCATCTGAAGAAACTGGAGCGCGCTTCGCAAAACCTGCAGCTCTTTAAGGCGGACTTGCTTGACTACAGCAGCCTAGCATCAGCTATTGCCGGCTGCCAAGGTGTTTTCCACGTCGCCAGCCCTGTTCCTGCATCCAAAGTTCCCAATCCAGAGGtaccccccttttttttctttttaatttttattactctTTTGCAAATATGTGATTCACCTAGTGAAGTGAATGAAAGGGTTCTAATTGTCAGATCGTTTGCGCTAACCATTATAAATATGCAACTAACTCACTTGAAAGCGTACGGACACAACGTCTAcgggtcttgattgtgactcagcCCAATCGGCTCAggccatttcgaacataactcggccCAACATATCATTACGTCATTTGCGACGTtactacgtcgagtacgagctgaaaaactaacagtcgacgataaAGTTCAGCAAAACAGCACTTAAGCTCGAATTAATGGTGCTtggagaaaagaagaagcaatTCGACGGAACATTCACCTCGACAGCGACTAGCACCGGCGTGACGTCAAGAACAGCGAAGTCGCACGCTCGCCCGGCTTCCTCGCGCTACCCCGGAGTCAAACACGTACCcgaacggcttcgcggcgcgacgtcggcaaCAACaccgaactccacccgagctctgCCGCAACCGAGCCTAGTCAAACATAACTCAGCCCAATCTGGTGTCCCGCCACTGGACAGGATGTTGGCCCATTTAACCCAACACTAACCTGATTACCGAGAATCAAATTTAACCTGATTATTGAGCTGCCAGATGGTCAGTTTATTTCGAAGTTGCTGCCGCACATAGGTTCTGAATGGGGCTTGCTCTGCATCACTCTACTACTATAAAGGCTTTTGAGTGAAGTTCTCTGATAGTGTTGCTTGATCGATAGTCggttttggtaaaaaaaaaaaaaaaattgacttgATAGGAAACAACTCAATGTTTATCGTAAAATCCACTCACGTGCATAAAGATATCAAAGGCGAATTTTAATATAGGGATTTCGCTGGTAAAACTGGCTCCGTTATCATTTTACACGAAAGATCGATTGGACAGGACGCGTCCTTGGAATTGGCTTAATAGCTAGCATCATGTGCTCTGCGCTTTTTGATCCGTCGTTTTATTAATTCATTTATCTAATATTCACCTCTTATCGGAAGGAACTTCATTGatcacatattttttaaattttcatttccatATTGCAGGAAGAAGTTGTGAAGCCTGCTGTGGATGGCACTCTAAATGTGTTGAAAGCATGTGCTGAGGCAAAAGTTAGGCGAGCTGTTGTCGTATCATCGCGTGCGGCTGTTCGAGTAAACCCAAGTTGGCCAAAGGGTAAGGTCATGGACGAGAATTGCTGGTCGGACAAGGAATATTGTAGAAATATTGAGGTATCTGGCAAGCTTTCCTACGGTGCTAGTTTTTACTGTACTTTGTTTTTGTCGCACTCTTTCTTAGTTGATATTCTTGCTATTCCACATTGCATATGCTAAATATAATTtgtaacttttaaatattgtttGCACTTACTGGCCCAATATGAATAATTTCGGTTGTTACTTAATGATGTTATATCAGTACTGGTACGCCCTGTCAAAGACGCTAGCAGAGAGCGAGGCGTTGGATTTTGGAGAGAAAAATGGGCTTGATGTTGTAACTGTTTGCCCGTGTTTGGTTATCGGGCCCATGCTGCAATCCACTGTAAATGCTAGCAGTGTGACTCTCATCAATCTTCTGAAAGGTATAGATTTTGTAATGAGATTATCTTGCTTTAAAATCAGCTATTGATGGAATGGTAAAGGTAGATGATTGGATTGACGGGTTTATATATCACAAGGAGCGCCACCCAAGTGTTTTGGTTCTTATCACCTACGCAACTGTGCTTATTGCTTAGAAGTTACTATAATGTTTTCCAAAACATTTTTCAGCCTCATGTCCTTCCTATCTTAGTCCTCGtctcaacttttaaattatcAGTTTTACTACACTTCAGCAATTATAACATTATCCTCATCTTTTAACATTTTCTTTCGGAAGGCCCTTATACGACCAAAACACTATCTTATGTAATTTATGTTGTTATAATCTTTTATCTGACTTCGTATAGATTATTTCAAAAGAATATACATCATTCACTAGTTAGTTACTGTTATAATGGGATTATGGGTATTATTACTAAAACTTCTCGCTGCTACCCATTTTAGCGGGTGATGACAATGATTGTCGGCTCACTATTACCTCAGTCATGAAATGCTTGGATCCTCATTGAATTTGCCCCCCACTACATTTAAGCTTTTGATTTGTAGACTAAGAAAACAATTTTTCTTACTGAATATTCTCTCTTTTGATACGTAGTTGAAACAATTCATCTGATTATGAACATACGCTGCTGCGTATTCGATTTCGTTGATATCCTCCTTTATCCCTTCACATATACTTACGACGATTAATTTGTGCAGGAGCACGTGAGACGACAGAGAACAAAACCCATCACATTGTGGATGTTCGAGACGTCGCCAGTGCACTGCTTCTGCTGTACGAGAAGCCTGAGGCGTCGGGACGGTACTTATGCGTCTCGCACCGTATAAAAATGCTCGATCTGATACACATGCTAAAGAGAATGTATCCCAACTACACCTACCCAAAGAAGTAAACCCAGGCTTGATCATCATTTCACATATTTGCATCTTGCTCCTATAAATTTTCACTTATTTAACTTTTCTTGATTATACGAATTGCAGCATTGTCGAAGTAGATGACGACGAAGCGCCACTTAGTTCCGAGAAATTACAGAAGCTGGGCTGGAGATTCCGGCCGCGGGAGGAGAGCCTCAGGGACAGTGTTGAGTACTATGAAGCTGCTGGTCTTCTGGAATAGAAGGATTAAAAGAGTTCTATTTTGTTGTCTCATCTCTCAATGAGACAAGATTCATACTTATCCTTTTTTACACTTTTAAGATTGATAAAAACGTACAGAAGTCACCTGTACTATGAGTTATTTTGAGTCGACTGTTGAACCTttcataattttgatttgactatccaacttttcaatttatttgatttaagtcagttttaactctaaaatttaagctaattgcttacattaataaatttatagttgcgaaaatgatatgaagtatactaattagatctgtaaagataaacgatggGTTGAACTTTTATTGTGGATTTGATTGGATTGGGATTTTATTGCGGACTAGATTGGGTTAGGCTTTTGTTGTGGACCAGCTGTGCACtgaaatgattttttattttgggcttttattATGGACTGTGGATAGGAACTTATTTTCATATGGACTGGATTGTGGGCCCGTTTGTTGACTGGATTGGATTTTCATATGGACTGGATTTTGAAGCCCGTATTTGGACTGGGTTCCATTTTTATATGGACGGGATTCTGGGCCCGCATGTGGACTGGGCCTCAGCTATCTTCGTGTGGAGTGGATTCTAGGCCCGTATGCAGATTAGGCctctttgaatttattttgtttagaatTGGGGTCCAAAGAAagttctttgaattttttttcaatttaatttcgggtccgaagaaatctcctttaaatttattttaattttaatttggagtTCGAAAAAATCTCCTTTAAATTTATTGCAATTTTAAttcggggtccgaagaaatctcctttaaatttattgcaattttgatttggggtccgaagaaatcttctttaaaatttattgcaatttcgatttgggatccgaagaaattttctttaaatttattgCAATTTCAATTTAGGGCTCGAAGAAATTTCCttaaatttattacaattttgatttggggtccaaataatttttttttttaaaattcattgcAATTTGGATTTAGGATCCgaaaaaattttcttcaaatttattGCAATTTCGATTTGGGTCCGAATAAAtctctttttaaatttattattgcaATTGCAATTTAGGGTTTGAAGAAATTccctttttaaatttattattataattaaattttgggatctgaaatttttttaaaaaaatttattttaagttgGCTCCAAAgaaatctctttttttaattaaactagAATCACCCAAATCAATTTTGGTTGAAACGAAAGGAGCCGTATGTCACGGACTTAACGATTTGGTTCGCAAAATACGtgcggcgctcgccttccttcgcgaagtgagcaagcctgcctctctacttgctaagttaggatCTCGCTCGCcctagactaagtacaagagagataagaagaaagctcttctattactttAAACTTGAGAATACAATATATGGATTCCGAAATGAGAGGGGGTGGAGGccacactatttataggccactCGCCGCCCATAATGCCAATGAAAAGGTGCCAAGTGGCACAATACTACTAGCCAAAAGGGGAGGCCACGCGGTCTCCCAAGAGTCATAATAAATACAATAGAAACTCGAAGTACATTTATTGACTACCTAGAAActctaagggactcttgaccCTCCGGTATCCGTACCATCAGTCTCGAGATCCgcgtagaagcttctagaagattccaagccaaaacctccgtcagatgtccgctttggagtttgggtgattgcaaagCGAAATCGCGGAGAAAATCTTTATGTCGTGACAGCCTCCCCCACCTATTGCGCAGACGCCCTCGTCGCGCGCTGGTGTTGGAAGTCATCGATCAGCTTCTGATACTTCCAGAGAGTGTCGGCCTTCTCCCAGCTTGCCTCGCCATGCGGGAGATTCTTCCACTTGACAAGGTACTCGACGCTCCTCGGGACTCCGCGACGCCGAATGGTACGAGTGTCCAGCAAGGCTTCGACCTCCTTGTCGATAGCAGTGGTCATAGTGGCGGGAGCGCGCTGCGACACGCCCCGGCTCGGGTCCTCAGCGTCTTCATGGTAGGGCCGCAGGCAGCTAGCATGAAAGACAGGATGAATCTTCAGGTTGGCGGGGAGTTGCAGTTTGTAGGCTGCCTTGCCCGCTCGCTTGATGACAGTGAAAGGCCCCCCTCGTACTTTCGCAAAAGCCCACGATGCACCTTGCGAAATGCCTTGAACTGTTGTGGTTGCAGCTTGATCAACACTCGATCTCCCTCGCAAACTCCAAGGGTCGCCGCTTTGCATCGGTCCACTTCTTCATTCGGCGGGCCGTCTTCTCGAGATAGGCTCTCGCAATGTCTCCCTTCTCCTGCAAATGAGAAGTGAATTGGAGAGCCATTGGGCTGCGGCCCTGCTCCCCCACACCAGCAGAATGCGGAGTGAGTGGTTGCCTCCCCGTTGCCAGCTCGAACGGGCTAAGGTTGGTTGACCCGCTCCGCCGCAAGTTGTAGGAGAACTGGGCCACGTTCAGATGATGCACCGAGTCCTTCTGGTTGGCACTGACATAGTGTCGTAGGTACTCCTCCAGTAAGGCATTCACCCGTTCCGTCTGGCCGTCCGTCTGCGGGTGGAAACTGGTGGAAAAGAGCAACTCCGACCCCAAGATCCGGAACACCTATGTCCAGAACTTGCccgtgaacctagggtcccggTCACTCACAATGCTTTCGGGGATGCCCCAAAGCTTCACAACATTGCTGACGAAGAGCCGCGCTGCTTCTTCCGCCGTGCAATCCGTTGGTGCCGCGATGAAAGTCCCGTACTTGGAGAATCGGTCCACCACCACGAGGATGGACCCCAACATCCCCACCTTGGGCAAGGCGGAGATGAAGTCCATGGAAATGCTTTCCCACGGACGCGTCTGTGTAGGCAGGGGCTTGAGGAGGCCCCCAGGCTTCTGGCGCTCTACCTTGTCTTGCTGGCACACAAGGCAAGTCCGCACGTACGCCTCCACGTCGTCGTGCATACGAGGCCAATAGTAGGCGGCCTCGAGTAGCGCCATTGTCCGCTTTTGTCCTGGATGTCCGGCCCACTTGGAGTCATGACACTCCTTCATGAGCTCACAACGAAGATTGCCCCATTTGGGCACATAGACGCGCCGTCTCTTGGTGAGGAGCAGCCCATCGCTAAGCCAGAACTGCTGTGCCTCCTTGATGAGTCGCACGAGTCCTTGGGCCACAGGGTCCTCGCAAGTCCCTTCGCGGATTCTCTCCCTGATCGCGCCTTGGATCTGGCACACCGCTGCCAGTTCCGCCTTGCGGCTGAGTGCGTCAGCCACTTGGTTGTCCTTCCCGATTTTTGTACGAGAGCTCCATGTCGAACTCCGCCAGGAAGTCCTGCCACCTCGCCTGCTTGGGTGACAGCTTCTTCTGAGTAAGGAAGTAGCTTATCGCGACATTGTCCGTCCGCACAACGAACTTGCTTCCAAGGAGATAGTGCCGCCAAGTCCTGAGGCTGTGCACTACAGCGGTCATCTCCTTCTCTTGCACAGTGTACCGCCACTCGGTGTCGTTGAGCTTGCGGCTCTCGTAGGCGATGGGGTGTCCGTCCTGCACGAGAACACCACTAATGGCAAAGTCCGAGGCGTTAGTATGTACCTCGAATGGACGGCTGTAGTCGGGAAGCTGTAACACCGGATCCTCTGTCACCGCGCGCTTTAAGTCCTCGAATGCCTCCGTGCATCGAGGGGTCCAGTCCCATGACTGGGTCTTCTTCAGCAGATCCGTCAAAGGGGCCGCTCGAGCAGAGTAGCCCGCGATGAAGTGGGATAGTAGTTGACGAGTCCGAGAAAGGATCGCAGCTCGGACACCGTCGTGGGCGCTTCCCACTCGCAGATCGCCCGCACTTTCTGCTGGTCCATGTGGAGTTGACCTCGGCCTATCCAGTGGCCAAGGAAGTGCACCTCCTCCTTCGCAAAGGAGCACTTCTCCCTCTTGACATAGAGCTGGTTCTCCCACAGCACTTGGAAGATCGTCCGCAGATGCTCGACGTGCTCCTCCAGAGTGTTGCTGTACACGACGATGTCGTCGAGGTACACTACCACGAAGCGGTCGAGGTAGGGGTGGAATAGTTTGTTCATCAGGGTGCAGAAGGTCGCCGGCGTATTCGTCAAGCCGAATGGCATGACGAGGAACTCGTAGGCTCCATACCTCGTCACGTATGCCGTTTTCTCCTCATCGCCTTCCGCAATCCTGACTTGGTAGTATCCCGAGCGAAGGTCCAATTTGGTGAAGAACGTCGCTCCGCTAAGCTGGTCAAACAAGTCAGCAACAAGGGGAAtagggtacttattctttaccGTCACCTTGTTGAGCGCTCTGTAGTCAATACAGAGCCACAGGCTTCCGTCGCTCTTCCTTTGGAACAAGACTGGTGCTCCGTAGGGTGCCTTCGACGGCCTGATGAAGCCCGCATCGAGGAGGTCCTTCAGTTGACGCTGCAACTCCTCGAGCTCTGGCGGGGCCATGCGGTATAGTGCCTTTGCTGGTGGCTTTGCTCCTAGCTCGAGCTCGATCGCATGGTCCACCTCCCGCCTGGGTGGAAGTTTCTTGGGCAGCTCCTGGGGCATAACGTCTTCAAACTCCCCCAGGACTGCATCGATCACCGTTGGATGGTCCTCCTGCTCGAGGTCCTCCCCGCTCACCTCACGGATGGCCGCAAGATAAGTGGTTTCTCCGCGCTTCACCCCCTTCCGTAGTTGCAGAGCGGAGAGGGTGTGGGTTGCCGCTGGCTCGCTGCGGCTCACCAAGACCATGCACGGGGCTGCCTCCTCCATGATGCTCAAGGCCCCGAGGTGCGGCATCGGGACCGCTTTCGATGAAGCTAGAAAGTCGATGCTGAGAATGACTTTGAAGTCGTCGATGGTCGCGGCGGTGAAGTTCGCTGTACCCGACCAGGGTCCTACAGCGATCGTCACCCCTTTGGCTACTCCCACGACAGGCTGTGCCACCGAGTTGACAGCCTTGATCTTGCTCGTGTCCTTCTCGAGTGTGAGGCCCAGTCGTTTGGCCTCAGACTCGGCGATGAAGTTGTGGGTCGCCCCTGTGCCTACGAGCGCTCGAGTGGCCCTTCCGTTGAGGGTCACGTCCACGAACAGCAGCTCCTTCTTGAGCGGTTTGCTGCTCACCAGCCCCTGGATCGCGCTTACGAGTCGTAGCACGCCCATTTTCGTCTCC
This window of the Ananas comosus cultivar F153 linkage group 19, ASM154086v1, whole genome shotgun sequence genome carries:
- the LOC109724552 gene encoding cinnamoyl-CoA reductase 2-like isoform X2; this translates as MAAASGVVCVTGAGGFVASWVVKLLLNNGYSVHGTLRDPSDESKNAHLKKLERASQNLQLFKADLLDYSSLASAIAGCQGVFHVASPVPASKVPNPEEEVVKPAVDGTLNVLKACAEAKVRRAVVVSSRAAVRVNPSWPKGKVMDENCWSDKEYCRNIEYWYALSKTLAESEALDFGEKNGLDVVTVCPCLVIGPMLQSTVNASSVTLINLLKGARETTENKTHHIVDVRDVASALLLLYEKPEASGRYLCVSHRIKMLDLIHMLKRMYPNYTYPKNIVEVDDDEAPLSSEKLQKLGWRFRPREESLRDSVEYYEAAGLLE